TTTGAGCCATGAGATTGATTGTGTTTGCAAGCTCACCAATTTCATCTTTGTTTTTAACATTAATTTTAACGTTATAATTTCCACTTGCTATAGCTTTGGCTGCGTCATTGATTTTTAGAATCGGTTTTGTGAACAGGCTGCTCAGCACATATGCACCGATTATTGATATTAAAAGGGCAGCGATAAAAAGGATAAAGATTTGATTTTTGACATTTCTCACGTCATTTTGTATGTCATGCAAGGGAGTATGAATGAATATTGCTCCTATGATTTTATTATTGTTAATAACAGGCATTCCTAAGGTAAATAATGTACTTCCCTGAAATGTTCTTTGGTCTGTTTTGTAGATAGTTTTTCCTGATAAAACATCCAAAATTGTTTGTCTTTCAATGTTCCTTGTTCTTCCAAACATCAGTCTTCCATAAGAATCTATCAAACTGCCGGTTGAGTCATATATTGATACTCTGCCGTTTATAATACTGGCGATGTTATCTGCTTCACTTGAATAGTCAAGGTTATTCTTAAACTTATCAGCAATGTCTTTTGCGTATTGAATCATTTTATTTTTCAAATTGGTTTTAAAACCACTTGTTATGATATTGCTTTGTAGAAAAAAACTCAATCCAAGCATAATGAAGAGCAAAATCAGTGTGTAGGTAAGAAGTTTTAGGCTTATTCTTCTCATTTTTTCACCTCAAACTTGTATCCATATCCTCTTACTGTTTTAATACACTCTCTGATATCTCCAAGCTTCTCTCTGAGGTTTTTAATATGTGTATCCACAGTCCTGAGCTCTCCGTAATAATCATAACCCCATACGCTGTTTAAAATTTGCTCTCTTGAAAGTGCAATGTTTTGCCTTTCATACAGGTACAGTAAAAGTTCATATTCTTTTTGAGTTAGATTCACTCTTTGGCCTTTTACATAAACCTCTCTTGCTGCTTTGTCAATGAACAGAATGTCAGCTAAAACAGGTTTTTTAGCTCTCTTTAAAATTGCCTTTACACGTGCAACAATCTCCTTGGGGCTGACAGGCTTTACAACATAGTCATCAGCACCAAGTTCAAATCCAAATATCTTATCATCATCCTCTCCGCGGGCTGTCAGCATAATAACCGGCGTATCATCCTTTTTCCTTATTTCTCTTAACACGCTCCAGCCATCTTTTTGTGGCAGCATGACATCTAAGATCACAGCAGAGTACATAGAAGGTTGAAATTTTTCGATTGCCTGGTTTCCGTCTGCTGCTTCTTCCACTTCAAATCCTTCTTTTTCAAGATACAACTTTATTATTTTTCTGAGCTTTTCTTCATCCTCAACCAGAAGTATCTTCAACCTGTAACTCACTCCCTGTGAATTTTGGATACGAAAAGCGGTGATTCCTTAAATAAATTTTACCAGAGACTTGCGCAAAAATCATCATTTTCAAAACACAATTTATTTAAAAAGATTTTCTTCACAAAAACTCCACAGTTTCTTCACATCAGTTTCACAAAGCACCTTTATATTTATAATTGCAAAACAAAATTTTAGTTTTTGGGAGGTTGATTCAAATGAAAAGGAAAATAGGTTTTGTTTTGGCAGCGGCTTTTTTGGTACTTGCCCTGAACTTGGCTGCTTTTGCTGCAACAGGCGTTTCAAACAATAGCTCAACATCAGCAGCTAATGCCACAGTTTTGCACATGGCAAGAGGGTATGGTGCTCAGTTTATGGCTTCAATTGTAGCAAAGCTCACAGGTCTTACAGTTGATGAGGTTGTAGCTTTGAGGTCACAGGGACAGACTTTTTATCAGATAGCTCTGTCAAAGGGTGTGACAGCTGAGAAGTTTAAAGATGCTGTGTATCAGGAAAAAGCTGCTTTGGTTGACCAAAAAGTAAAAGATGGCATCATCACCAAAGAGCAGGCAGATAGCATAAAGGCACAGATGAAATCACGAATTGGCAGCTGCAACGGACAGGGCTATACAAACAGACCACAAACCGGGTATGGAATATTTGGTGGTAAAAACGGGCAAAAGCAGGATATAGGGCAAGGCAGAGGCTTTGGCAACGGCAGAGGCATAAGAAGCTTTGCAAATGCAAATTCTTCAAATCAATCAAAATAAGTTAAGTAGACATTTGGGCTTAGCAGGGTGGTTTGCTCTGCTAAGCCTATTATTTATAGCAATTTAAAATTTTATCTATTTTGTATTTTACGAAAATACCTCGACATGATAGGGATAAATTACAACAGCCTTTATTTCGTCTTTTGCTGTATCAAAAATGAGAACAAAACCTTCATCGAGTTTTGTTGCAAAGAAAGATTCTTTTTCATCTAAAAAGTATGCTTTGATTTCACCCTTTAAAACATTTTTTGTTGTAATGAAGCCTCAGATAATTCATCTGTAGGAAAGTTAATCGGCAGCTCCAAAAATGAAATCTGGTTGGTTCCTATGTAATGCTTTATAAAGAAATTCTTAACTGGTAATAAATATGGATGAAATGGGAAATACAATAACTAACTATAGAAAAAAGCATATTATAATTTAATAGAATACCTTAATTCTCTCAAATTTACTCCTGCAATATTAATTATTCTTACTTTATTATCACTTCTGAACCCATACTTTTCGTAAAAATTCAAAGCTCTCGTATTACCTTCCAAAACCCAAAGGTGACAATAATCAAAATTTTGCTTTTTCAATCTATTTAAAGCAAAATTCATTAATTCATAACCTTGCCCTGTTGACCAATATGCTGGTAAAACATATATAGATATAATCTCTCCATATCCAGCTTCTCCATCACGCGATTTACCAAAACAAACACATCCAGTATCAGTTTCTCCGTTATTTATTATCGCCGCTTCATGCAATTTGTTAGATAACGCCTCAATAAATGGCTTGATCCACCTATCTTCCGAAATCCCATTTAGATATTCTTGCGGTATCAAACCTTTATAAGCTTCTTTCCACGTTAAAGCGTGTATTCTACTCATAATAGCTGCATCTTCAATTTTAGCTAACCTTATATAACTCAATTTTTCTCCCCCATTACTCAAGTATTTATTATCTGCTGTTTTATAATTTAAGCAGAAACTTTTTTTACCTCAAAATTCATACAAAATAAAGCCACTCAAAATCAAATTCAAAAAGGCTAAAGATAGTTACGTGGGTTTGGAACCTGTTATAACTTGCTATTTATATTGCTCGCATTCTTCAGCTATTTTGTAAATATGCAAATTATCTCAATTATACTATTATCTATAATTCTTTTATCTTTTGACCTCTGAATTGATTGAAAAGCATTTGTATTATTGTTATTTTCCCTTTTTTATATATTCATTGCTTTCAAAACCCAAATTAAAGATTCTGTGTCAGTATGGAATAACCAGAACTTCTTCATTGTTTAGAGGATTGCTAAAATAAAGAATTTTTGAACAGGGTCTGGTTTGCAGCAGCAAGCTTTTGTCCCAGGGCGAAAAGAACCTGAAGATAAAACCGTCTGTCTGTGAAAATTTTGCTGTTACAAGATAGCCATCGCTTTCACAAATATCAAAGCATCTTTCATTTCTGTCAAACGTGAAGGTGTTGTAATTTTTGATGTGTATTTTTTCACCCGGATATAGAGCTTCAATAGTGCTTGCTTCTTGAATTTAATCATATCAGTTCCCTTTTAGAATCTCAATACTGTTTTGCATCCTTTTGAGCTGAAGCAAAAATTTTATAAAAGGCAAGATATCAAAATAGTAATAGCAAATGTTCCTCAGGGTTAAGAAAATTATTGATTAAACCATATACACAGTGTAAAAATACAAGGTGTTTTGTATTAAATTCATAAACAGGTTTTCTGTTTTTTGTGGAGTATATTTTTATTCTATAGTGTTTCGGATTGATAAAATCAATCTTTGGTGAAGCAGTTAATACAAAGCCGCTTATGAAATTTTCAAATACCAGAGAGAAATTGTATGCAAATAATAATTGTTCGTCATTACTGATATCAATATCTACCGTGTGTTTTTTATTTTTAAAAACAGAATGGTTAACAATCTTTAGTTTTCTTTTGTCATTTTCTTGTTCTTCCAAACATTGGAATACACAAAAGTTTCCCTCTCTATCCCTTAAAAGAGGATAAACAATTCCATCTAACACATAGCAATCCTGCTTTGTGAGGTTGTGCAAATTTATTTTTATGAGTTCTGTTTTATTTTTGTCAAATTTATATTTGGTGTAAAAATAATATTGTCCGTCAATAAAATTGTAAAAATCAAATGATAAATTTCTCAATGAGCAATCAACCAGATATGAGTCAAAATAGGGTTTTTGCAAAATTATATCCTGTATGAATTTACTTTGAGGATAAAGTATAAAGGTTTCCAATGCATCCACTATGCGTTCTATCTTATGGTTATCCCAGAGCATTTTTTTTCATGTGGCTCAATTTTACCTGTTTTAATAAGTATGTAACCGTCGTTATTATTAACAGGTGGTATATAATCCATAAATGAGAAGGTGTAAAGAAGGTAATCTCCACAGCAATTTCTGGGTTCATAAACATAATATTTCTCATTTATCATGTCGATGAGAATAATCCTGAAGCCTTTTTGTTCTGAATTTTCAACAAAGATTATAATATACCGGTGGTTAATCATTTTGATATTTGAGAGGATGTCTGGCAATTGATTGGTATTATCCAGGTCCATAATTGGCACTTCCATCAGGGTTCTTTCTATAGTTTTGCGAAGGTTAACTTCACAGATGTTTATTTTTAATTGGTTATCATTGACTGCATAAATACATCCATAAAAAGTATAATTTTTATCATCAAAAAACAGCATTTTGTAATAGCTGTTCTTAAAAAAGTATAGCCTGGTTTCAAAAGTTGAGAGGTTACACAAAAATAGTCCAATCATATTGTTTACTTCGCCGATGGCAGAGGGATTTTTTAATATACTTGCAACCAGAATATCTCCAATTTTTTGCGGCACACTTATGGAAAAATTGTTTTCAAATCTGGCATGGGGTTCAAATGTTTTTAAGAATTCTTTGTAATCCGAGCAGATGTCATGCATGTATAAAACTTGAAATGACATCAAAATACCTCCCTGCAACAGTTTTGCCTGGCAATCATAAGATCTTGAGTTTATCAAATGTGAATAAAGATAATCCAGGAAGCTTATCATCATAATATTAGTAAAAATTCATCCCTGTCTTTATTTTTTTCAACAAGTGTAATTAGAAAAGGATTTGAAAAAGGGTATTTTGTAATGAATTCAAGTAAAACAGAAGAAGATTCCAATGAGTACAGCTTTATTTTATAGTGTTTGGGGGTGTCTTTATAGTCAAAACCGGGTGAAATGGTCCCAAAAAGATTGTATTTTGCTATATACTTGTATGTTATATCTACAAACTGCTCTTCTTTGCTCAGAATAAAACTTGCACTTTTTGCGTTATTTCCATTAAGATATTCTTTGCTTATTTTTAACAGATTTTGTTTGTCATTTATCTCTTCAATTGATGAAGAAATAGCCATCAATAACCCATTGTCATAAAACAAAAATTTACTGTCAGGATCAATTGAAGGTTTAATAACTTCTTTGGCAAAGGTTTTAAGATCTAATTTTATAAGCCTTGATGAACCGGTTTTTAAAGATTTTTTAATATAGTAGAAGCAAAAATCTTTTATTGATTCAATATCATCTAAATAGCGAAAAGAAAAATTTTCTGAGATACGTTCAACAATATAATTGTCAAAAAATAGGCTTTGATTTTTAATATCTTCTATGAATTTATTCAGCGGGTAGAATGCAAAAGCCTCCCGGAAATGCTCAGCCATTTTAAAACTTTCGGGAGGATAATACATTTCCTTTTCGTCAGCATCAATTTGTCCAAATTTGATAAAAACAAAGCCATCAGTCTTGCTAACAGGAAAATACCTTATATAGCATAAAGGAAAGAACTTTTGAGGATTATTGTCGAAGACGTAACTGTAAAATTTACTCTCAAAAAGATCTATTACATAAATTTGCCATTTATTGCTTGAAACAAAAGGAAAAATCTTATCATGTATAATTATTGCATAGCGAGGATTTACCATTTCAAAAAAGAAAGGATGAGGCGAAAAGAAATTATCTACTCCCTCCTGCTTCAAATGACTTTCCCAGAGCTTTGATTCAACAATGGGAATTTCAAAAATGTCTTTTTCGTATCTGTTCAGCAGATTGATACTCCTGATAATAATTTTAACATACTGGTCATCAGTATTCCAGTAATAACCGTAAAGTATGCTGTTTGATTCATCAAAGTAAATAATTTTCTCCAGCTCTTTTTCAAAAAAGTAAGTTTTAAGTTCAAGATTAAATAAATTTACAAAGCATATACCAGAAACTTTATATGTTCCCTGCTTTGCTATACCTCTCGTATAATATGATTATCAAATCACTTAAAACTTCATATCTCAATTGGTACATTAAATTATTAGTACCAATTGATTACTGGAAACTGACCTTGATAACAAAGCTTTTCTTAACACATTCACTTCTTAAAAAATTGAATATTAAAATTGACTGCTACAGTTTAAATTTGC
The Caldicellulosiruptor morganii DNA segment above includes these coding regions:
- a CDS encoding GNAT family N-acetyltransferase, encoding MSYIRLAKIEDAAIMSRIHALTWKEAYKGLIPQEYLNGISEDRWIKPFIEALSNKLHEAAIINNGETDTGCVCFGKSRDGEAGYGEIISIYVLPAYWSTGQGYELMNFALNRLKKQNFDYCHLWVLEGNTRALNFYEKYGFRSDNKVRIINIAGVNLRELRYSIKL
- a CDS encoding response regulator transcription factor, which encodes MKILLVEDEEKLRKIIKLYLEKEGFEVEEAADGNQAIEKFQPSMYSAVILDVMLPQKDGWSVLREIRKKDDTPVIMLTARGEDDDKIFGFELGADDYVVKPVSPKEIVARVKAILKRAKKPVLADILFIDKAAREVYVKGQRVNLTQKEYELLLYLYERQNIALSREQILNSVWGYDYYGELRTVDTHIKNLREKLGDIRECIKTVRGYGYKFEVKK
- a CDS encoding sensor histidine kinase encodes the protein MRRISLKLLTYTLILLFIMLGLSFFLQSNIITSGFKTNLKNKMIQYAKDIADKFKNNLDYSSEADNIASIINGRVSIYDSTGSLIDSYGRLMFGRTRNIERQTILDVLSGKTIYKTDQRTFQGSTLFTLGMPVINNNKIIGAIFIHTPLHDIQNDVRNVKNQIFILFIAALLISIIGAYVLSSLFTKPILKINDAAKAIASGNYNVKINVKNKDEIGELANTINLMAQNLLTTEKLRRDFIANTTHELRTPLSIIKSYAEAIYDGILEKDQIKEYASSIMEEAERLNNLINEILELSKLQSGAVQLSTQPINLKNLFSEIISELNIIKGNRKLWLFENDIVLKGDAKLLKIAFSNIIVNAINHTNDTGNIFIKADKKHDYIEISIKDDGEGIDEADLPYIFNRFYSTNTRKGIGGLGLSIAKEIIQMHNGEISVFSKKGEGAEFIVKFKC